A stretch of Desulfitobacterium dichloroeliminans LMG P-21439 DNA encodes these proteins:
- the sigE gene encoding RNA polymerase sporulation sigma factor SigE, whose translation MSRIVERIKLWFFKIKSLLIRKIGDWDEIYYVGSSEALPPPLTSDEEGELLVRLEQGDFSVRDILIERNLRLVVYIARKFENTGINIEDLVSIGTIGLIKAVNTFDPQKKIKLATYASRCIENEILMHLRRNNKTRTEVSFDEPLNIDWDGNELLLSDVLGTENDIISRPLEEKVDRQLLHLAMARLTDREKMIMELRFGLDNGEEKTQKEVADRLGISQSYISRLEKRIIRRLRKEFIRLE comes from the coding sequence ATGAGCAGGATAGTAGAACGCATCAAACTTTGGTTTTTTAAAATTAAATCCCTTTTAATACGTAAAATCGGTGATTGGGATGAAATCTATTATGTGGGTAGCAGTGAAGCGCTGCCTCCTCCACTTACTTCGGATGAGGAAGGCGAACTTTTAGTACGCCTGGAGCAGGGGGATTTTAGTGTTCGCGATATTCTCATCGAGAGGAATTTGCGCTTAGTGGTGTATATTGCCCGTAAATTTGAGAATACCGGAATCAATATTGAGGACCTCGTTTCCATCGGGACCATTGGCTTGATTAAAGCAGTCAATACCTTTGACCCTCAGAAGAAGATAAAATTGGCTACCTATGCCTCGCGCTGCATAGAAAATGAAATTCTCATGCATCTGCGTCGCAACAATAAGACACGCACGGAGGTCTCCTTCGATGAACCCCTGAACATCGATTGGGATGGTAATGAATTGTTGCTATCCGACGTGTTAGGGACAGAAAATGATATTATCTCACGACCTCTTGAAGAAAAAGTTGATCGCCAGCTTTTGCATTTAGCTATGGCTAGACTGACGGATCGAGAAAAAATGATTATGGAATTGCGCTTTGGCTTAGACAATGGTGAGGAAAAGACCCAAAAGGAAGTAGCGGATCGGCTGGGTATTTCTCAATCCTATATTTCTCGTTTGGAAAAGCGGATAATCCGCCGTTTAAGGAAAGAATTCATCCGTTTGGAATAA
- a CDS encoding sigma-E processing peptidase SpoIIGA, with the protein MERYLDLDLVVNGSMDALLIILAARLLNLPLRGKRIAAGVMAGEIPVILSAYAPASFVFELSKFLVPWLMIGLAFSYRGIRPYLKTLLLFWIVSAGLGGLVYALWGWVSFDGILGSSLRLGLKNLWILPLGAGLWWVSQKYWHRILGSSAQTRATLYDLQIDLSKEMGKAGSITVRALLDTGNQLRDPLTGNPVILVEEEIAAAVMPEELLPALQGAWRDLEDPWPWLWQSDSSWIKYFVFIPYQGVGHKSWLLGIRPYKVVCTSMSEPKEMKATLALVQHGLSSDRTYQALLHPEHVRGAEEG; encoded by the coding sequence ATGGAGAGGTATTTAGATCTTGATCTTGTAGTGAACGGGAGTATGGATGCTTTGCTTATAATCCTCGCTGCCCGCTTATTGAATCTTCCCCTCCGAGGCAAGAGAATTGCGGCCGGAGTGATGGCTGGAGAAATTCCGGTAATTCTCTCCGCCTATGCTCCGGCCTCGTTCGTTTTTGAATTGAGCAAATTTCTCGTCCCTTGGCTTATGATTGGGCTTGCTTTTTCTTATCGAGGAATACGACCTTATCTCAAGACTCTTCTATTATTTTGGATTGTCTCAGCGGGTCTTGGGGGGCTCGTCTACGCTTTGTGGGGCTGGGTTAGCTTCGATGGTATCCTTGGTAGCTCTTTGCGCTTAGGCCTGAAAAACCTATGGATTCTGCCTTTAGGGGCCGGATTGTGGTGGGTTAGCCAAAAGTATTGGCATAGGATATTGGGATCCTCTGCCCAGACGAGAGCTACTCTCTATGATCTCCAGATTGATCTAAGCAAGGAAATGGGGAAGGCAGGTTCAATCACGGTGAGGGCCTTACTGGATACAGGGAACCAATTGCGAGACCCTCTCACAGGGAACCCTGTCATTCTGGTGGAAGAGGAAATAGCTGCGGCGGTCATGCCCGAAGAGCTGTTGCCAGCTTTGCAGGGAGCTTGGCGAGACTTAGAAGATCCTTGGCCATGGCTTTGGCAGTCTGATTCCTCGTGGATTAAGTATTTTGTCTTTATCCCCTATCAAGGGGTGGGACATAAGAGTTGGCTTCTCGGCATCCGACCCTATAAGGTGGTTTGTACATCCATGTCGGAACCGAAAGAAATGAAAGCAACCTTAGCGTTAGTGCAGCATGGGCTTAGTTCGGATAGAACCTACCAAGCCTTGCTGCATCCAGAGCATGTTCGAGGAGCGGAGGAAGGCTAA
- the ftsZ gene encoding cell division protein FtsZ, with amino-acid sequence MLEFDMDFNQFAQIKVIGVGGGGNNAVNRMITAGLKGVDFVAVNTDAQAINLSRAGEKIQIGNKITKGLGAGANPEIGLKAAEESREELISVLKGADMVFVTAGMGGGTGTGAAPIVAEIAKELGALTVGVVTRPFSFEGRKRAMQAEKGIAELKSKVDTLITIPNDRLLQVVDKHTALHEAFRIADDVLRQGVQGISDLIAVPGLINLDFADVKTIMRNTGSALMGIGAATGENRAADAARKAISSPLLETSIEGAQGVLLNITGGSNLTLFEVNEASEIIAEAADPEANIIFGAVIDESLKEEIRVTVIATGFEQQKTATVGLRGSANEAIRPVAATAEELDIPEFLRRKR; translated from the coding sequence ATGCTTGAATTCGACATGGACTTTAATCAATTCGCCCAGATCAAAGTAATCGGAGTTGGCGGTGGTGGAAATAATGCTGTAAATCGTATGATTACAGCCGGTTTAAAAGGTGTAGATTTTGTAGCGGTGAATACTGATGCTCAAGCAATTAACCTCTCACGTGCCGGAGAGAAGATTCAAATTGGTAATAAGATTACCAAGGGTCTTGGTGCCGGGGCTAATCCGGAAATCGGTTTGAAGGCTGCTGAAGAAAGTCGCGAAGAATTGATAAGTGTCCTAAAAGGTGCAGATATGGTCTTTGTCACCGCCGGAATGGGCGGTGGAACAGGAACCGGTGCAGCTCCGATTGTGGCTGAGATTGCTAAAGAATTGGGGGCCCTGACGGTGGGTGTAGTAACCCGTCCCTTCTCCTTTGAGGGAAGAAAACGGGCAATGCAGGCGGAAAAAGGAATCGCCGAGCTAAAGTCCAAGGTGGATACTTTGATTACTATTCCCAATGATCGTTTGCTTCAAGTGGTGGACAAGCATACAGCTCTTCATGAAGCTTTTCGAATTGCTGATGATGTATTGCGTCAAGGGGTTCAAGGAATTTCTGATCTGATTGCTGTTCCTGGCTTGATTAATCTGGACTTTGCTGATGTGAAGACGATTATGCGTAACACTGGTTCAGCTTTGATGGGAATCGGAGCGGCTACCGGAGAAAATAGAGCGGCAGATGCTGCCCGTAAAGCTATTTCCAGTCCTTTGTTGGAAACCTCGATTGAAGGCGCTCAAGGGGTTCTCTTAAACATTACCGGTGGTTCCAATTTAACCTTGTTCGAAGTCAATGAGGCTTCGGAAATCATTGCTGAGGCAGCTGATCCGGAAGCTAACATTATCTTTGGTGCAGTCATTGACGAAAGCCTGAAGGAAGAGATTCGAGTGACTGTCATCGCGACAGGATTTGAACAACAGAAAACGGCTACTGTCGGGTTAAGAGGGAGTGCTAATGAGGCTATTCGTCCCGTAGCAGCCACTGCCGAGGAGCTGGATATCCCAGAGTTTTTGCGTCGTAAACGCTAA